A single genomic interval of Candidatus Methylacidiphilales bacterium harbors:
- a CDS encoding lytic transglycosylase domain-containing protein, which produces MPKRTRLFLLLALVPLLGVALFYAWGRQQLQHDIQYNEFIQEAAKRQRISEDLIRAVIWRESDFDPEATGLAGERGLMQVTPQAGREWALSQNIRTFRDTDLLDPRTNILAGSWYLSRAIKRWQQADRPEIFALAEYNAGRSNARRWAKDMTVLNSAVFIENIDFRTTKTYVLDILDRSEYYRAHPVASAWAKGWNKLSGMWWRWLERRKIRQFHEQRDT; this is translated from the coding sequence GTGCCGAAACGGACGCGTTTATTTCTTTTGCTGGCTCTTGTGCCCCTGCTGGGCGTTGCCTTGTTCTATGCCTGGGGTCGGCAACAGCTTCAGCACGACATCCAATACAACGAGTTCATCCAGGAAGCCGCGAAACGGCAGAGGATCAGCGAGGATTTGATCCGCGCCGTTATTTGGCGGGAAAGTGATTTCGATCCCGAGGCCACGGGACTGGCAGGCGAGCGTGGACTGATGCAAGTGACCCCCCAGGCCGGGAGGGAGTGGGCTTTGTCGCAAAATATCCGGACGTTTAGGGATACCGACCTGCTGGATCCAAGAACGAACATCCTGGCAGGCTCCTGGTATCTGAGCCGCGCCATCAAACGCTGGCAGCAGGCCGACCGCCCGGAAATTTTCGCCCTGGCCGAGTACAATGCCGGCCGCAGCAACGCCCGGCGCTGGGCCAAGGACATGACGGTCCTCAACAGCGCGGTCTTTATCGAAAACATCGATTTCCGCACCACCAAAACCTATGTCCTCGATATTCTGGACCGCTCCGAATACTACCGCGCCCACCCCGTTGCAAGCGCCTGGGCCAAAGGCTGGAACAAGCTTTCAGGAATGTGGTGGCGCTGGTTGGAAAGACGCAAAATTCGCCAGTTCCATGAACAGCGGGA